A DNA window from Christiangramia salexigens contains the following coding sequences:
- the hemA gene encoding glutamyl-tRNA reductase codes for MEGYHISTGKHFYTIGLSYKKADAEIRGHFSLSEDAKLRLLEQAKAEGVDAILVTSTCNRTEIYGFAQHPFQLIKLLCEHTHGTVEEFEKVAYVYKNKQAISHIFKVGTGLDSQILGDFEIISQLKIAFVQSKKLGLVNAFLERLVNAVIQASKRIKNETEISSGATSVSFASVQYILNHIKNVSEKNILLFGTGKIGRNTCENLVKHTRNNHITLINRTKGKAEKIAGKFNLIVKDYADLQAEIRNTDILIVATGAQNPTISKELIYPKKELLILDLSIPKNVSDDVTNLSNVRLVHLDHLSQMTDETLERRKEFIPQAKEIILEVETEFNQWLETRKFAPTIKALKKKLKLMKDAELDFQRKKISDFNDEQAEIVSNRIIQKIMKHFANHLKEDSETTDESLELIQKVFQLEEFQK; via the coding sequence ATGGAAGGATATCATATATCTACTGGAAAGCACTTTTACACGATCGGCTTAAGCTATAAAAAAGCTGATGCTGAAATTAGAGGTCATTTTAGCCTGAGTGAAGATGCTAAGTTGCGATTATTGGAACAGGCAAAGGCTGAAGGAGTTGATGCCATACTTGTAACCTCAACCTGCAACAGAACTGAAATCTACGGTTTCGCCCAACACCCATTTCAGCTTATCAAATTATTATGTGAACATACCCACGGCACGGTCGAGGAGTTTGAGAAAGTAGCATATGTCTATAAGAACAAGCAGGCGATATCACATATTTTTAAAGTTGGAACCGGACTGGACAGCCAGATCTTAGGGGATTTTGAAATTATAAGTCAGCTTAAGATTGCTTTTGTACAATCCAAGAAACTTGGACTTGTGAATGCTTTTCTTGAAAGGCTGGTTAATGCGGTAATACAGGCTAGCAAAAGGATCAAGAATGAGACCGAGATCTCCAGTGGAGCAACTTCAGTCTCCTTCGCTTCAGTTCAATATATACTGAATCATATTAAGAATGTTTCAGAAAAAAACATCCTGTTATTCGGTACGGGGAAAATTGGCCGTAATACCTGTGAAAATCTGGTTAAACATACGCGCAACAATCATATCACCCTTATAAACCGAACTAAAGGCAAGGCTGAAAAGATCGCGGGTAAATTCAATTTGATCGTTAAGGATTATGCAGATCTTCAGGCAGAGATCCGCAATACAGATATTTTAATAGTTGCCACGGGAGCTCAAAACCCAACGATTTCCAAGGAGCTTATCTATCCTAAAAAGGAGCTGCTTATCCTGGATCTGTCTATTCCAAAGAATGTTTCAGACGATGTGACAAATCTTAGTAATGTAAGGCTGGTACATCTGGATCATTTATCGCAAATGACCGATGAAACTTTGGAAAGAAGAAAGGAATTCATTCCGCAGGCAAAAGAGATCATCCTAGAGGTAGAAACTGAATTCAATCAATGGCTTGAGACCAGAAAATTTGCACCAACCATAAAGGCGCTGAAGAAAAAGCTGAAATTGATGAAAGATGCTGAACTGGATTTTCAGCGAAAGAAGATCTCAGACTTCAATGATGAGCAGGCAGAGATTGTGAGCAATCGCATTATTCAAAAGATCATGAAGCATTTTGCCAACCACCTTAAGGAAGATTCTGAAACTACCGATGAAAGCCTGGAACTTATCCAGAAGGTATTTCAACTTGAAGAATTTCAGAAATGA
- the hemE gene encoding uroporphyrinogen decarboxylase, which translates to MIKNDLFLKALRGESVERPPVWMMRQAGRYLPDFMKLKEKYDFFTRCRTPELATEITVMPIRQIGPDAAILFSDILVVPQAMQVEIEMRPGIGPYVPNPINTAKKVESVIVPDVKEELNYVFEAIKLTKQELNEEVPLIGFAGSPWTILCYLVQGQGSKNFDKAKKFCFTEPLAAHTLLQKITDTTIAYLKEKVKAGVDAVQLFDSWGGLLEPKDYQEFSWKYMQQIIDALKDEIPVIAYGKGCWFALQQMSQSGAAALGVDWTCEARNARYLSGGKITLQGNFDPSRLYSKPADIRRMVHTMIDEFGTDRYIANLGHGILPDIPVENAQAFVDAVKEYQPK; encoded by the coding sequence ATGATAAAAAACGATCTGTTCTTAAAAGCGTTAAGAGGTGAAAGCGTAGAGCGCCCACCGGTTTGGATGATGAGACAGGCCGGAAGATATTTGCCGGATTTCATGAAGTTGAAGGAGAAGTATGATTTCTTTACGCGTTGCCGCACTCCTGAGCTTGCAACGGAGATCACCGTAATGCCGATAAGACAAATCGGTCCGGATGCTGCAATTCTGTTTAGCGATATTCTCGTAGTTCCACAAGCCATGCAAGTGGAGATAGAAATGAGACCTGGGATTGGTCCATATGTACCAAACCCAATAAACACAGCAAAAAAAGTTGAGAGCGTGATTGTTCCTGACGTAAAAGAGGAGCTTAATTATGTATTCGAAGCCATTAAACTTACCAAGCAAGAATTAAACGAAGAAGTTCCGCTTATCGGTTTTGCCGGTTCGCCTTGGACCATTCTATGCTACCTTGTACAAGGACAGGGATCCAAAAACTTCGATAAGGCTAAAAAATTCTGTTTCACAGAACCACTTGCTGCACATACCCTGCTTCAAAAGATCACAGATACAACTATTGCATATTTAAAGGAAAAAGTAAAAGCCGGTGTAGATGCCGTACAGCTTTTTGATTCCTGGGGAGGCCTGCTTGAACCAAAGGATTATCAGGAATTCTCATGGAAATATATGCAGCAGATCATAGATGCACTTAAAGATGAGATTCCGGTAATTGCCTACGGAAAAGGATGCTGGTTCGCATTACAACAAATGTCTCAAAGTGGCGCAGCTGCACTGGGGGTAGACTGGACTTGTGAGGCAAGAAATGCAAGATATTTAAGTGGAGGAAAGATCACTTTACAGGGTAATTTTGATCCTTCGCGATTGTACTCCAAACCTGCCGACATTCGACGCATGGTTCACACGATGATCGATGAATTTGGAACAGATCGCTATATCGCAAATCTTGGTCATGGTATCTTACCGGATATTCCAGTAGAAAATGCTCAGGCATTCGTAGATGCAGTAAAAGAATACCAGCCAAAATAA
- the hemC gene encoding hydroxymethylbilane synthase — translation MSKVIRIGTRDSELALWQAKTVQRALEHTGHSTKLVPVKSTGDLNLDQPLYEMGITGIFTKTLDVAMIKGEVDIAVHSMKDVPTALPKGIVEAAVMKRASNKDILIHKGIDFLNAEGIIATGSLRRKAQWLNKYPDHRVVDLRGNVNTRLKKLEENNWNGAIFAAAGLERIEIKPENYIDLNWMIPAPAQGAMLVVAMEDDDYCRNALSALNHKESEICVHIEREFLKTLEGGCTAPIGALARILKGQVHFEGALFSLDGKKKIDVQKAVPIEESENLGKLCAQTILENGGRELMQEIKTVLNN, via the coding sequence ATGAGCAAAGTGATAAGAATTGGAACCCGGGATAGTGAACTTGCTTTATGGCAGGCAAAAACCGTTCAAAGGGCTTTAGAACATACAGGTCACTCCACCAAATTGGTTCCTGTAAAGTCTACAGGAGATCTAAATTTAGACCAGCCATTATACGAAATGGGAATAACCGGGATTTTCACTAAAACTCTTGATGTTGCCATGATAAAAGGTGAAGTGGATATTGCCGTTCACTCCATGAAAGATGTTCCTACAGCGCTCCCCAAAGGAATTGTGGAAGCTGCCGTAATGAAGCGTGCGAGCAATAAAGATATTTTGATCCATAAAGGCATAGATTTTCTTAATGCTGAAGGAATCATTGCTACTGGAAGTCTGCGAAGAAAGGCGCAATGGTTAAATAAATATCCTGATCATAGAGTTGTAGATCTTAGAGGGAATGTAAATACCCGACTTAAAAAACTTGAAGAAAATAACTGGAACGGTGCAATTTTCGCTGCGGCTGGACTTGAACGAATCGAGATAAAGCCGGAAAATTATATCGATCTAAACTGGATGATTCCCGCTCCCGCACAAGGCGCAATGCTTGTGGTTGCTATGGAAGACGATGATTATTGCAGAAATGCATTATCGGCGCTCAACCATAAGGAGTCTGAAATTTGTGTACATATAGAACGAGAATTCCTGAAAACCTTAGAAGGCGGATGTACTGCACCAATTGGCGCACTTGCAAGAATATTAAAAGGTCAGGTTCATTTTGAAGGAGCATTGTTTAGCCTGGATGGAAAGAAAAAGATCGATGTCCAGAAAGCTGTGCCTATTGAAGAGTCAGAGAACTTAGGTAAGCTTTGCGCTCAAACGATACTCGAAAATGGCGGTAGGGAATTGATGCAGGAGATAAAAACCGTCTTAAACAATTAA
- a CDS encoding ThuA domain-containing protein, translating into MRLLFPVLILILFYGQITAQKQVLVFHETQGYYHKSIPKGIKTIRNLGKQHDFEVLSTDDSNIFIKDRMEDIDLVIFLNTTGDVLNMREQMAFKDYIQAGGNFFGIHSAADTEYEWAWYGKLVGAYFKNHPPPGRAKIKLVNKDNPMVSHLPETWVRTDEWYNYYNLQDDIEVLLNLEESSYKGGENGDFHPIAWYKETGYGGVSIYTGGGHTAKSFTEALFREHLLRSILFALKSEHSIKP; encoded by the coding sequence ATGAGGTTGCTTTTTCCGGTTCTAATATTAATTCTGTTTTATGGTCAGATCACTGCTCAAAAGCAGGTTCTGGTTTTTCATGAGACTCAGGGATATTATCACAAATCCATTCCAAAAGGTATAAAGACGATACGCAACCTTGGAAAACAGCATGATTTTGAAGTGCTTTCAACAGACGATTCCAATATTTTTATAAAGGATCGTATGGAGGATATCGATCTGGTGATATTCCTGAATACAACCGGTGATGTTCTCAATATGAGAGAGCAAATGGCCTTTAAAGATTATATTCAAGCTGGTGGTAATTTTTTCGGAATCCATTCAGCAGCCGATACTGAATATGAATGGGCATGGTACGGGAAACTCGTTGGAGCTTATTTTAAAAACCATCCCCCTCCGGGCAGGGCTAAAATAAAGCTTGTCAATAAAGATAATCCAATGGTATCCCATCTTCCTGAAACCTGGGTTAGAACAGATGAATGGTATAATTATTACAATTTGCAGGATGATATAGAAGTATTGTTAAATCTTGAAGAGAGCTCATATAAGGGTGGCGAAAATGGAGATTTCCATCCAATAGCCTGGTATAAAGAAACTGGATATGGAGGAGTTTCAATTTATACAGGAGGAGGCCACACAGCAAAATCCTTTACTGAAGCCTTATTCAGGGAGCACTTATTGAGATCTATATTATTTGCGCTAAAAAGCGAGCATTCTATTAAACCATAG
- a CDS encoding uroporphyrinogen-III synthase, whose amino-acid sequence MFRILSTKKLALNQKELLLNAGIALVEYAAIKIDFADFQLPENKINNAIFTSQNAVRAISGKKEVKIENCFCVGNKTSAMLSAKGFHIAGKAQSSRELSEFIIENHNTEDFIFFCGNKRRDELPDILEKKGISLMEVEVYRTRLNSKKIEGKFDGIMFFSPSAVKSYVLENALETTAFCIGETTAAEAGKYNIEVVTASQPGIENVIAKAIGHLKQKKNDQPGADLKNKSI is encoded by the coding sequence ATGTTTAGGATCCTTTCCACAAAGAAACTGGCACTAAATCAGAAGGAATTGCTGCTCAATGCCGGAATAGCTCTTGTGGAATATGCTGCGATCAAAATTGATTTCGCGGATTTTCAACTTCCTGAAAACAAGATAAATAATGCAATTTTCACAAGTCAGAATGCGGTAAGAGCGATTTCAGGTAAAAAGGAAGTGAAAATTGAGAATTGTTTTTGTGTAGGTAACAAAACCTCAGCCATGCTGAGTGCAAAAGGTTTCCATATTGCAGGAAAAGCTCAGAGTTCGAGAGAACTTTCGGAGTTTATAATTGAGAATCACAACACAGAGGATTTTATATTTTTTTGTGGAAATAAACGACGGGATGAGTTACCGGATATACTTGAAAAAAAAGGGATTTCTTTAATGGAAGTTGAGGTTTACAGAACCCGGCTGAATTCAAAAAAAATTGAAGGCAAGTTTGACGGCATCATGTTTTTTAGCCCTAGCGCTGTAAAAAGTTATGTCCTCGAAAATGCTTTGGAAACTACTGCTTTTTGCATTGGAGAAACCACTGCGGCAGAAGCAGGAAAATATAATATTGAAGTCGTAACAGCTTCTCAACCCGGTATCGAAAATGTTATTGCAAAAGCTATCGGGCATTTAAAACAAAAGAAGAACGATCAGCCAGGTGCTGATCTTAAAAATAAATCGATATGA
- a CDS encoding AraC family transcriptional regulator, producing MEESKKNNAVSISEEIKIEDGFFILKFQNDTSNTELMTREIDNSFIQFHFNVKGKSKFLFNNGSYELPLQEENSLLLYNPQRDLPLNVVLDAESWLVSLVISIKKFHALFSQEADYITFLSDDNKDKKYYNDAPVSPSMAVVLNQLINFNLTPSIKNLYFKAKAFELLSLYFNKSENPDLEQCPFLSDEENIKKIRRAKDIVISRMAEPPSLQELSEEIGLSLKKLKEGFKQIYGDSVYSFLFDYKMEYARKLLESGDYNVNEVGLKVGYSTASHFIAGFKKKFGTTPKKYTLSVN from the coding sequence ATGGAAGAGAGCAAAAAAAATAACGCTGTAAGTATTTCGGAAGAAATTAAGATAGAAGATGGTTTTTTTATCCTAAAATTTCAAAATGATACTTCGAATACAGAATTGATGACCAGGGAAATAGATAATAGCTTTATCCAGTTCCATTTTAATGTGAAGGGGAAAAGTAAATTCTTATTTAATAACGGGTCTTATGAACTTCCTTTGCAGGAAGAAAATTCTCTTCTGTTATATAACCCACAAAGGGATCTTCCCCTTAATGTTGTGCTGGATGCTGAGTCCTGGCTGGTCTCTTTAGTGATCTCCATCAAAAAATTTCATGCTCTGTTTTCACAGGAGGCAGATTATATTACCTTTTTAAGTGACGACAATAAAGACAAAAAATATTATAACGATGCTCCGGTATCGCCTTCTATGGCAGTCGTCTTAAATCAGCTGATAAATTTCAATCTAACCCCAAGCATTAAAAACCTTTATTTCAAAGCAAAGGCTTTTGAACTGCTTAGTTTGTATTTTAATAAATCAGAAAATCCAGATCTTGAGCAATGTCCTTTTTTAAGCGATGAGGAAAATATCAAGAAAATAAGAAGGGCGAAGGATATCGTAATTTCAAGAATGGCAGAGCCGCCATCTTTACAGGAATTGTCTGAAGAAATTGGCTTAAGCCTTAAAAAGTTAAAAGAGGGATTTAAGCAGATCTATGGTGACTCGGTGTATAGCTTCCTTTTTGATTATAAAATGGAATATGCCCGAAAATTATTGGAATCTGGTGATTATAATGTAAATGAGGTTGGTCTTAAAGTAGGTTATAGTACCGCAAGTCATTTTATCGCAGGATTTAAAAAGAAATTTGGCACCACACCAAAGAAATATACACTCTCGGTAAACTAA
- the hemH gene encoding ferrochelatase has translation MSKGVLMVNLGSPDSTDPKDVKRYLGEFLMDERVIDVPYWARTLLVKGIILNTRPKKSAEAYQKIWWEEGSPLIVLSERLQEGIDDNTSVPIALAMRYGTPNIKQGLQALHDQGVDEVLLFPLYPQFAMATTETILVLAEELRNEHFPDMKFTTVPPFYNHPDYIRTLGNSIAETLKDVDYEHLLFSYHGVPERHIRKSDVTKSHCKIDGSCCQTPSTAHQFCYRHQCFETTRLTAEYLGLKPNTYSVSFQSRLGFDPWLKPYTDRTIERFGKQGMKKLAIVTPAFVSDCLETLEEIAMEGEEIFHEVGGKEFKVVPCLNDRDEWVKVLSRWIDEWAHQTPVEA, from the coding sequence ATGAGTAAAGGCGTACTGATGGTAAATCTGGGATCCCCGGATAGTACAGATCCCAAAGACGTTAAGAGGTATCTTGGCGAATTTTTAATGGACGAACGTGTTATAGATGTTCCTTATTGGGCAAGAACCCTTTTAGTAAAGGGTATCATTTTAAATACACGCCCTAAAAAATCTGCTGAAGCTTATCAAAAGATCTGGTGGGAAGAAGGCTCGCCATTGATTGTTCTTTCTGAAAGACTGCAGGAAGGAATTGACGATAACACTTCTGTACCGATCGCTTTGGCCATGAGATATGGAACGCCGAATATAAAGCAGGGCTTGCAGGCATTGCATGATCAGGGTGTGGATGAGGTTTTGCTTTTTCCATTGTACCCTCAGTTTGCCATGGCAACCACCGAAACAATTCTTGTCCTTGCTGAAGAGCTTAGAAATGAGCACTTCCCTGATATGAAATTCACAACCGTACCGCCTTTTTATAATCATCCCGACTATATAAGAACCCTTGGAAATAGTATAGCAGAAACCTTAAAGGACGTAGATTACGAACACCTGCTATTTTCTTATCACGGAGTGCCGGAAAGACATATTAGAAAAAGCGATGTGACCAAATCGCATTGTAAAATAGATGGATCATGTTGCCAGACTCCATCTACCGCTCATCAGTTTTGTTACAGACACCAGTGTTTTGAGACCACAAGATTAACTGCAGAATATCTTGGTTTAAAACCTAATACCTATAGCGTCTCATTCCAATCCAGATTAGGTTTTGATCCATGGTTAAAACCTTATACGGACAGAACCATCGAAAGATTTGGAAAGCAGGGAATGAAAAAACTAGCCATTGTTACCCCGGCATTTGTTTCAGATTGTCTGGAAACCCTTGAAGAAATTGCGATGGAAGGCGAGGAGATCTTTCACGAAGTTGGAGGAAAAGAATTTAAAGTTGTACCATGTCTTAACGACAGGGATGAATGGGTCAAAGTACTATCCCGATGGATAGATGAATGGGCTCACCAAACCCCTGTTGAGGCTTAA
- a CDS encoding MATE family efflux transporter: MAGRNSQELGKRPIGRLLIQQAVPASVGILVMSLNILVDTIFVGNWIGAIAIAAINVVLPISFFIAALGMAIGIGGSSIISRALGGGEKQKALSTFGNQILMTIILSIGLVIPGLIFMDDLIPAFGGKGAIFEPAKIYYTIVLYGVPFLALCMMGNNVVRAEGKPKFAMTAMIIPSVGNLILDYLLINVLDMGMEGAAWATSVSYFLCFAYVFWFFLSKNSELKISSIPFRINIPLIKEISSLGTVTHSRQAVVSVTYLLMNNILFDLGGEESVAVYAIIGRMLMFALFPVLGITQGFLPIAGFNYGANQYARVRKSINTAIFYSCLMGLLIFFGIMLFADEIVGIFTKNQSVVEQTPAAMRWVFAATPIIAIQLIGAAYFQAIGKAVPAFFLTLSRQGFIFIPLILILPNFFGEIGVWISFPIADVLSTIITAYFLNREIVKTLK, encoded by the coding sequence ATGGCCGGGCGAAATTCTCAAGAACTGGGCAAAAGACCCATAGGCAGGCTGCTTATTCAGCAGGCTGTACCTGCCTCTGTAGGGATATTGGTAATGTCCCTGAATATTCTTGTGGATACGATCTTTGTTGGAAACTGGATCGGAGCTATCGCTATCGCCGCGATCAACGTAGTATTGCCGATATCTTTTTTTATTGCTGCTCTTGGAATGGCAATTGGAATAGGAGGAAGTTCAATTATTTCCAGAGCGCTGGGAGGAGGTGAGAAGCAAAAGGCTTTAAGCACATTTGGGAATCAGATCCTAATGACCATAATTCTCTCGATAGGACTGGTCATTCCCGGGCTGATATTTATGGACGATCTTATCCCCGCATTTGGAGGTAAAGGAGCGATATTTGAACCTGCTAAGATCTATTATACAATTGTGTTATACGGAGTGCCTTTCCTTGCACTTTGTATGATGGGAAATAATGTGGTGAGGGCAGAAGGAAAGCCGAAATTTGCCATGACCGCCATGATCATTCCTTCTGTAGGAAACCTTATTCTTGATTATCTTCTTATCAACGTTTTGGATATGGGAATGGAAGGCGCGGCCTGGGCTACTTCAGTATCTTATTTCCTTTGTTTTGCTTATGTATTTTGGTTTTTCCTGTCAAAGAATTCTGAGCTTAAAATAAGCAGCATTCCGTTTAGGATCAATATTCCGCTAATCAAAGAGATATCTTCACTTGGGACCGTTACGCACTCCAGGCAAGCTGTGGTTAGCGTTACCTATTTATTAATGAATAATATTCTATTTGATCTTGGTGGAGAGGAGTCGGTTGCTGTCTATGCGATTATTGGAAGAATGCTGATGTTTGCTTTATTTCCGGTGCTTGGGATCACTCAGGGATTCCTTCCTATTGCAGGCTTCAATTACGGAGCTAACCAATATGCAAGGGTACGTAAAAGCATTAATACAGCCATTTTCTATTCCTGTTTAATGGGTTTACTGATCTTTTTTGGAATCATGCTTTTTGCAGACGAGATCGTTGGTATTTTTACCAAAAATCAAAGTGTAGTGGAGCAAACTCCGGCAGCAATGCGATGGGTTTTTGCCGCTACACCTATAATAGCAATTCAGCTCATTGGAGCAGCCTATTTTCAGGCGATAGGGAAAGCAGTCCCTGCATTTTTTCTCACGCTATCCAGACAGGGCTTTATCTTTATCCCGCTTATACTTATTTTGCCTAATTTCTTTGGGGAAATAGGGGTTTGGATCTCCTTTCCAATTGCAGATGTACTTTCAACAATTATTACTGCATATTTTCTGAACCGGGAGATCGTTAAAACACTGAAATAA